A genomic window from Pseudomonas alcaligenes includes:
- a CDS encoding YbaK/EbsC family protein yields the protein MSLQSVRAFFAAKAPEIAIIELATSTATVALAAEAHGVEPGQIAKTLAFRVGERELLVVARGDARLDNRKLKEAFGSKAKMLDAETVVALTGHPVGGVCPFGLATPLPVYCDRSLLDYAEVLPAAGAIHSAVRICPRRMAELVGAEWVDVCQAPVPA from the coding sequence GGCTCCCGAAATCGCCATCATCGAGCTCGCCACCAGCACCGCCACGGTCGCCCTGGCCGCCGAAGCGCACGGCGTGGAGCCGGGGCAGATCGCCAAGACCCTGGCCTTTCGCGTGGGCGAGCGCGAACTGCTGGTGGTCGCCCGCGGCGATGCGCGCCTGGACAATCGCAAGCTGAAGGAAGCCTTCGGCAGCAAGGCCAAGATGCTCGATGCCGAGACGGTGGTGGCGCTGACCGGGCACCCGGTCGGCGGCGTCTGTCCCTTCGGCCTGGCCACGCCGCTGCCGGTGTACTGCGACCGCTCGCTGCTGGACTATGCCGAGGTGCTGCCGGCGGCCGGCGCCATCCATAGCGCCGTGCGCATCTGCCCGCGGCGCATGGCCGAGCTGGTCGGCGCCGAGTGGGTGGACGTCTGCCAGGCGCCGGTGCCGGCCTGA